One genomic segment of Tripterygium wilfordii isolate XIE 37 chromosome 9, ASM1340144v1, whole genome shotgun sequence includes these proteins:
- the LOC120005869 gene encoding 40S ribosomal protein S11, whose translation MAEQTEKAFLKQPKVFLSSKKTGKGKRPGKGGNRFWKSIGLGFKTPREAIEGTYIDKKCPFTGTVSIRGRILAGTCHSAKMMRSIVVRRNYLHFVKKYQRYEKRHSNIPAHVSPCFRVKEGDHVIIGQCRPLSKTVRFNVLKVIPAGSSAGGKKAFTGM comes from the exons ATGGCTGAGCAG ACCGAGAAGGCATTTCTGAAGCAGCCCAAAGTTTTCTTGAG TTCAAAGAAAACTGGGAAAGGAAAGAGACCCGGAAAGGGCGGGAACCGCTTCTGGAAGAGCATTGGCTTGGGTTTCAAGACTCCAAGAGAGGCCATCGAAG GAACCTATATTGATAAAAAATGCCCGTTCACTGGTACTGTTTCAATCAGGGGCCGTATCTTGGCTGGAACTTGCCACAGTGCCAAGATGATGAGGTCAATTGTTGTACGACGGAACTACCTTCATTTTGTGAAGAAGTACCAAAG GTATGAGAAAAGGCACTCCAACATTCCTGCACACGTGTCGCCATGCTTCCGTGTGAAGGAAGGTGATCATGTTATCATTGGCCAGTGCAG GCCATTGTCAAAAACAGTTAGATTCAATGTGTTGAAGGTGATCCCCGCTGGATCTTCTGCCGGTGGGAAGAAGGCCTTTACCGGGATGTGA
- the LOC120005064 gene encoding putative glycerol-3-phosphate transporter 5, with protein sequence MQSKTATVAPALTLFPTLRPPHRNLIFHQVAVLILTFFAYASFHASRKPPSIVKSVLGPKIQSNSSEIVTDSVSVGSNSTSIDTGWAPFNGPGGTQRLGELDLAFLSSYSIGMFFAGHVGDRIDLRLFLVFGMMGSGAFTIIFGLGYWFNVHLLWFFVFVQIVCGLFQSIGWPCVVAVVGNWFGKGKRGLIMGVWTSHTSVGNIIGSVVASSVLEFGWGWSFVMPGLLVIMVGVLVFLFLVVSPDDIGYENLEKEIEMNVEVDGMGNLLKGVSEEAGLLGAENSDSAELVESKEPDSLVAIGFLEAWMLPGVAPFAFCLFFSKLVAYTFLYWLPFYIRHTAVAGVHLSHKTAGILSTIFDIGGVFGGIIAGYVSDVIEARGLTSVVFLLLSIPALILYRIYGSLSMITNIGLMFLSGLLVNGPYSLITTAVAADLGTQDLIKGNSRALATVTAIIDGTGSIGAAVGPLLAGYISTRGWNSVFFMLIVSISFASLFLIRIARTEIKGKLNGWS encoded by the exons ATGCAGTCGAAGACCGCAACGGTGGCCCCTGCTTTAACCCTCTTTCCAACCCTTAGACCCCCTCACCGAAATCTGATTTTCCACCAAGTTGCGGTCTTGATTCTCACTTTCTTCGCGTATGCTTCCTTCCACGCATCCCGGAAACCCCCTAGCATTGTCAAGAGCGTTCTCGGTCCCAAAATTCAGTCGAATTCCTCGGAAATTGTTACCGATTCAGTGTCAGTCGGATCCAATTCGACCTCCATCGATACTGGGTGGGCGCCATTTAACGGCCCCGGGGGAACGCAACGGCTCGGCGAGCTCGATCTGGCGTTCCTGTCGTCGTATTCCATAGGAATGTTTTTTGCAGGTCATGTCGGTGACCGGATCGATTTAAGGTTGTTTCTTGTGTTTGGGATGATGGGTAGTGGTGCTTTTACAATAATTTTTGGTTTAGGGTATTGGTTTAATGTGCATCTGTTAtggtttttcgtttttgtgcaaattgttTGTGGTTTGTTTCAGTCAATTGGGTGGCCTTGTGTTGTAGCAGTTGTGGGAAATTGGTTTGGGAAAGGAAAGAGAGGATTGATAATGGGTGTGTGGACCTCACATACCTCAGTAGGTAACATTATTGGTTCAGTTGTGGCCTCATCAGTCTTGGAGTTTGGATGGGGTTGGTCCTTTGTGATGCCTGGGCTTCTGGTGATAATGGTGGgggttttagtgtttttgtttcttgttgtgAGTCCTGATGATATTGGATATGAGAATTTAGAGAAGGAGATTGAGATGAATGTGGAAGTAGATGGGATGGGGAATTTATTGAAAGGGGTTTCTGAGGAAGCTGGGCTTCTTGGTGCTGAAAATTCGGATTCTGCTGAGCTTGTTGAAAGTAAGGAACCGGATTCTTTGGTTGCCATTGGGTTCTTGGAGGCATGGATGTTGCCGGGTGTCGCACCATTTGCGTTCTGCCTCTTTTTCTCTAAGCTGGTGGCTTACACTTTTCTGTACTGGTTACCCTTCTACATAAGGCACACAG CTGTTGCGGGTGTGCATTTGTCACACAAAACAGCAGGTATCCTTTCAACAATATTTGACATTGGAGGAGTTTTTGGTGGAATCATAGCAGGATATGTTTCAGATGTTATCGAAGCTCGAGGACTAACATCAGTCGTATTCTTGTTACTATCAATACCAGCCCTTATTTTGTACCGGATATATGGCAGTCTCTCAATGATAACCAACATTGGATTGATGTTCCTCTCTGGGTTGCTTGTGAATGGTCCCTATTCACTCATTACCACAGCTGTCGCCGCTGATCTTGGTACGCAGGACTTGATTAAAGGCAATTCCCGTGCATTAGCCACTGTGACTGCAATTATAGATGGTACAGGCTCCATTGGGGCGGCTGTCGGCCCACTTCTGGCTGGGTATATTTCAACAAGGGGATGGAATAGTGTTTTCTTTATGCTCATTGTTTCTATTTCCTTTGCAAGTTTGTTCTTGATTCGTATTGCGAGAACCGAGATTAAAGGGAAGCTAAATGGATGGTCTTGA
- the LOC120005063 gene encoding 110 kDa U5 small nuclear ribonucleoprotein component CLO: MDDSLYDEFGNYVGPEIESDQESDGEDDEELPDQPHEEEVTSDGEGGTSGPNGWITASHDVDMDNQIVLAEDKKYYPTAEEVYGEDVETLVMDEDEQPLEQPIIKPVKNIKFEVGVKDSSTYVSTQFLIGLMSNPALVRNVALVGHLQHGKTVFMDMLVEQTHHMSTFDPNNERHMRYTDTRIDEQERRISIKAVPMSLVLEDSNSKSYLCNIMDTPGHVNFSDEMTAALRLADGAVLIVDAAEGVMVNTERAIRHAIQERLPIVVVINKVDRLITELKLPPKDAYHKLRHTLEVINSHITAVSSTAGNVQVIDPAAGNVCFASATAGWSFTLQSFAKLYVKLHGIPFDFEKFASRLWGDIYYHPDTRTFKKKPPSTGGERSFVEFVLEPLYKLYSQVIGEHKKSVEATLAELGVTLSNAAYKLNVRPLLRLACSSVFGSALGFTDMLVKHIPSAKEAAARKVDHIYTGPKDSTIYQSMVDCDPSGPLMVNVTKLYPKPDCSVFDAFGRVYGGKIQTGQTVRVLGEGYSPDDEEDMTVKEVTKLWIYQARYRIPISSAPPGTWVLIEGVDASIMKTATLCNVDYDEDVYIFRPLQFNTLPVVKTATEPLNPSELPKMVEGLRKISKSYPLAITKVEESGEHTILGTGELYLDSIMKDLRELYSDIEVKVADPVVSFCETVVESSSMKCFAETPNKKNKITMIAEPLEKGLAEDIENGVVSIDWSRRQLGDFFKTKYEWDLLAARSIWAFGPDKQGPNILLDDTLPTEVDKSLLGAVKDSIVQGFQWGAREGPLCDEPIRNVKFKIVDARIAPEPLNRGSGQIIPTARRVAYSSFLMATPRLMEPVYYVEIQTPIDCLSAIYTVLSRRRGHVTADVPQPGTPAYIVKAFLPVIESFGFETDLRYHTQGQAFSLSVFDHWAIVPGDPLDKSIVLRPLEPAPIQHLAREFMVKTRRRKGMSEDVSINKFFDEAMMVELAQQAADIHQQML; encoded by the exons ATGGATGATAGTTTGTATGATGAGTTTGGTAATTATGTTGGACCTGAAATTGAGTCTGATCAAGAGAGTGACGGAGAGGATGATGAGGAGCTTCCTGACCAGCCCCATGAAGAGGAGGTGACATCAGATGGTGAGGGTGGAACCTCCGGTCCCAATGGGTGGATTACTGCCTCACATGATGTTGATATGGATAACCAGATTGTTCTTGCTGAGGACAAGAAGTATTATCCAACAGCGGAAGAGGTTTATGGTGAAGATGTTGAAACATTGGTTATGGATGAAGATGAGCAACCTTTAGAACAACCGATAATTAAACCTGTTAAGAACATCAAATTTGAGGTCGGGGTGAAAGATTCTTCGACATATGTATCAACCCAGTTTCTTATAGGTCTAATGTCAAATCCTGCTCTGGTTAGAAATGTTGCCCTTGTAGGCCATCTCCAGCATGGCAAGACAGTATTCATGGATATGTTGGTTGAGCAAACACACCATATGTCCACTTTTGACCCGAATAATGAGAGGCACATGAGATATACAGATACAAGGATTGATGAGCAAGAGAGAAGAATATCAATCAAGGCTGTCCCAATGTCACTTGTTCTCGAGGATAGCAATTCAAAATCATACCTGTGTAACATAATGGACACTCCTGGTCATGTCAATTTCTCAGACGAAATGACTGCCGCTCTCAGGCTAGCCGATGGTGCTGTTTTGATTGTTGATGCTGCTGAAGGAGTTATG GTAAATACAGAAAGAGCCATTCGCCATGCAATTCAAGAGCGCTTGCCAATTGTAGTTGTGATTAACAAG GTTGACAGGCTGATAACAGAACTTAAGTTGCCTCCAAAGGACGCTTACCATAAGCTCAGGCATACATTGGAAGTGATTAATAGCCACATAACTGCTGTATCTTCAACTGCTGGAAATGTGCAAGTCATAGATCCAGCTGCTGGAAATGTTTGTTTTGCCAGTGCAACTGCAGGGTGGTCATTTACTCTGCAATCGTTTGCTAAACTGTATGTAAAGCTGCATGGAATCCCATTTGACTTTGAAAAGTTTGCATCTCGTCTTTGGGGAGATATCTATTATCATCCAGATACCAGGACCTTCAAAAAGAAGCCCCCATCCACTGGAGGGGAAAGATCATTTGTTGAGTTTGTACTCGAGCCTCTCTATAAACTCTACAGCCAAGTGATTGGGGAACATAAAAAGAGTGTGGAGGCAACTCTTGCAGAGCTCGGGGTCACTCTCAGTAATGCTGCTTACAAATTGAATGTTAGGCCCTTATTAAGGTTGGCTTGTAGCTCAGTTTTTGGTTCTGCCTTAGGCTTTACAGATATGCTGGTTAAACATATACCTTCTGCTAAAGAAGCTGCAGCCAGGAAGGTTGATCATATATACACAGGGCCCAAAGATTCAACAATTTATCAGTCAATGGTAGATTGTGATCCTTCTGGTCCCTTGATGGTTAATGTGACTAAACTGTATCCAAAGCCCGATTGCAGtgtttttgatgcttttggtAGGGTCTATGGTGGTAAGATCCAGACGGGGCAGACTGTGCGTGTGCTTGGAGAAGGCTATTCTCCAGATGATGAGGAAGACATGACGGTGAAAGAAGTAACAAAACTATGGATTTATCAGGCTCGATATAGGATACCTATATCAAGTGCTCCTCCAGGTACGTGGGTTCTCATTGAAGGCGTGGATGCTTCTATAATGAAGACTGCGACTCTCTGTAATGTTGATTACGATGAAGATGTGTATATATTTCGGCCTCTTCAGTTCAATACTCTTCCAGTAGTGAAAACAGCTACAGAGCCTCTAAATCCAAGTGAATTGCCAAAAATGGTGGAAGGTCTCAGGAAGATCAGCAAAAGCTATCCTTTGGCCATTACTAAAGTTGAGGAATCTGGGGAGCACACTATTTTAGGCACTGGAGAATTGTACCTGGATTCAATCATGAAGGATCTTAGAGAGCTCTATTCTGATATAGAAGTGAAG GTGGCAGATCCTGTTGTTTCATTTTGTGAGACAGTGGTTGAGTCCTCATCAATGAAGTGTTTTGCTGAAACACCAAATAAGAAGAATAAAATAACCATG ATCGCAGAACCATTGGAAAAGGGGCTTGCAGAGGACATTGAGAATGGTGTTGTTAGCATTGATTGGAGTCGAAGACAGCTTGGTGACTTCTTTAAGACAAAATATGAGTGGGATTTGCTCGCAGCACGATCTATATGGGCATTTGGCCCTGATAAACAG GGACCTAATATCTTATTAGATGATACACTTCCCACTGAGGTTGACAAGAGCTTGCTGGGTGCAGTCAAGGATTCCATTGTTCAAGG ATTCCAATGGGGTGCTCGAGAGGGTCCCCTCTGCGATGAGCCTATCAGGAATGTCAAGTTTAAAATAGTTGATGCAAGGATTGCACCCGAACCATTGAATCGGGGATCAGGTCAAATCATACCCACAGCTCGACGTGTGGCCTATTCTTCCTTCCTTATGGCAACCCCTCGACTAATGGAGCCTGTGTATTATGTGGAG ATACAAACACCGATTGACTGCCTATCTGCTATTTATACGGTGTTGTCTCGTAGACGTGGACATGTTACAGCTGATGTTCCTCAGCCAGGCACCCCAGCATACATTGTGAAG GCATTTTTACCTGTTATTGAATCATTTGGTTTTGAGACGGATTTGAGGTACCATACTCAGGGCCAAGCATTTTCCCTCTCAGTGTTTGACCACTGGGCTATTGTTCCGGGGGATCCACTAGATAAGAGCATAGTTCTGCGGCCACTTGAACCAGCACCCATCCAGCACCTTGCTCGTGAATTTATGGTGAAGACAAGGCGGAGAAAG GGAATGAGCGAAGATGTTAGCATCAACAAGTTCTTTGATGAGGCTATGATGGTGGAGCTGGCTCAGCAGGCAGCTGATATTCATCAGCAGATGCTATGA
- the LOC120005750 gene encoding uncharacterized protein LOC120005750 codes for MGSGSSRLGSRPYRGPVNRRNRSGVFSSLICGGSSSRAYQEMEEHPAEGLGNSEVHCYEVLNRIQNSSAESSSTLGMITEVTSSSSQNGVPSDSNETAYGDSLVENGFRNVDASHQVKNLSESKELVASSLVSVDHSSDCHDCRDSSTTASISFKERQSSDVACVNVSANKDAVGGIDNSEGESVSQIYPEAIQPTSSSEGHGGSCSGSSHGASVEDHVGRVTSSDSDSLPHVTDTSVAFHPRETESVREAIPSGIGHSVSNREQGQVDGSVLHVDVVSISPSILSSSNASRGNRESRRNSRRLFWDAVSRRSSRRHIGSPTILFPTDDSDDIGSRDRWLLDISNDFLEDGVGGDSANLGSRNYNFYERRRHSRSEIWERIHSDIDESGRRTTYCPSGLHAEGSCSCDSFLTTEEPNTRASISRIVMLAEALFEVLDEIHRQPVSLSLSMVSLPAPESVVDSFPLKNHKKADIAVEGDAEQCYICLAEYEEGDKIRVLPCHHEYHMSCVDKWLKEIHGVCPLCRGDVRQSAHDCSVSNSEAASL; via the exons ATGGGTTCAGGCAGTAGTCGACTGGGTTCGCGACCATATAGGGGTCCGGTCAACCGTAGAAATCGGTCCGGTGTTTTCTCATCTCTTATCTGTGGCGGCTCTTCTTCTCGCGCTTATCAGGAG ATGGAAGAACATCCAGCTGAAGGCCTGGGGAATTCTGAAGTACATTGTTATGAAGTGCTCAATAGGATTCAGAACTCCAGTGCAGAATCCTCTTCTACTTTGGGTATGATAACTGAGGTTACTAGTTCTAGTTCTCAAAATGGAGTTCCATCGGACAGCAATGAAACAGCATATGGGGATTCTCTAGTTGAAAATGGTTTTAGAAATGTTGACGCGAGTCACCAGGTAAAGAACCTGTCTGAAAGTAAGGAACTAGTTGCTTCTAGTCTGGTAAGTGTAGATCATAGTAGTGATTGTCATGATTGTAGGGATAGTAGTACTACAGCTAGTATTTCATTTAAAGAACGACAATCTTCAGACGTTGCTTGTGTTAATGTCTCGGCTAACAAGGATGCAGTTGGTGGCATTGATAATTCAGAGGGCGAGAGTGTATCTCAGATCTATCCTGAAGCTATTCAGCCAACTAGTTCTTCTGAAGGGCATGGAGGCTCATGTTCTGGATCTTCTCATGGGGCATCTGTTGAGGATCATGTGGGAAGGGTGACGAGTTCTGACTCTGATTCTTTGCCCCATGTCACGGATACGTCAGTTGCTTTTCACCCGCGAGAAACTGAATCTGTTAGGGAGGCAATACCTTCGGGTATAGGACACAGTGTCTCTAACAGGGAACAAGGTCAGGTAGATGGAAGTGTTCTTCATGTTGATGTGGTGAGTATATCTCCCAGCATTTTGTCCAGCAGCAATGCAAGTAGAGGTAATCGCGAGTCCCGAAGGAACAGTAGAAGATTGTTTTGGGATGCAGTTTCAAGGCGCAGTTCTAGAAGACATATTGGTTCTCCAACAATTCTGTTTCCGACAGATGATTCTGATGATATTGGATCCCGTGACAGATGGCTCCTTGACATCAGTAATGATTTTCTTGAAGATGGGGTTGGAGGTGACTCTGCGAACCTTGGAAGTAGAAATTACAATTTCTACGAAAGGAGACGGCATTCAAGATCTGAG ATCTGGGAAAGAATTCATAGTGATATTGATGAAAGTGGTCGGCGAACTACCTATTGTCCATCTGGACTCCATGCTGAAGGTTCATGCTCATGTGATTCATTCTTGACGACTGAGGAGCCTAATACTCGTGCAAGTATATCACGAATAGTCATGCTTGCTGAAGCTCTTTTTGAg GTTTTGGATGAAATTCATCGCCAACCTGTATCACTATCCCTATCTATGGTGTCCCTCCCAGCACCTGAATCGGTTGTCGACTCTTTCCctctcaagaatcacaaaaagGCAGATATAGCAGTGGAAGGCGATGCTGAACA GTGTTACATTTGTCTGGCTGAGTACGAGGAAGGGGATAAGATACGTGTTCTTCCCTGCCATCATGAATATCACATGTCTTGCGTGGATAAATGGCTTAAAGAAATACATGG GGTTTGCCCACTTTGTCGAGGAGATGTTCGTCAGAGTGCCCATGACTGTTCTGTATCCAACTCAGAAGCTGCTTCTCTTTAA
- the LOC120005751 gene encoding uncharacterized protein LOC120005751 codes for MVYTYTPTYYSTIHDSITSICKTILPFSFKKRRGLPAADHKLAKLQSDNLKWQQDSFHQILNLMGLHREGILDECEVSAFRSHLLDTLIASPPEHEQQVILRDKLVFLQELLYAKCITEEEYHSSKRPLLQRLAVQGAEIEARDVVVGGRKDPKDISEEEWSVIDLRDEKCLVNKENLHSKTKSKNSSAIKQIKGAASGFGFSSSHKIGKNREEKSIFETIDSKFSSTENPFWDTHLKDKESETKSILMPESSPMEIMKESGSTDRAKRKPFKTLFQREQREGQGDGGGGGSGTRNDEKAPKSAKKQWGFDGFKKWKKNDSEDETAPLPLNCERSDGDAYPDSCKLVSSPVGEGPDTKQIKRKLLSDGSPSDFFIDKVVGDRIKKELSRIQTELNTTNPNLKFSDDEIDAISTKLPVDKADLKKFFPKSWCDRYGDVVLDVVKKEFKEHVGEMEGMRNASREKHSSNSMRWTTFDDDNENSHPNLFAQQDASAGHRSSGAMRFGTNPFIQEQNPFWNKNGGYGLS; via the exons atggtgTATACATACACACCCACATATTACTCCACAATCCATGACTCAATCACTTCAATATGCAAGACTATCCTCCCCTTCTCTTTCAAGAAGCGCAGAGGCTTGCCTGCTGCAGATCACAAGCTCGCGAAGCTGCAGTCTGATAATCTGAAATGGCAGCAAGATTCTTTCCACCAGATCTTGAACTTGATGGGTCTTCACAGAGAAGGGATTTTGGATGAATGTGAGGTCTCTGCTTTCCGGTCTCATTTGCTCGACACCCTCATCGCTTCTCCGCCCGAACACGAACAGCAAGTTATTTTAAGAGACAAATTGGTTTTCTTGCAG GAGCTTCTCTATGCAAAGTGCATTACGGAAGAGGAGTACCATTCTTCCAAGAGGCCTCTGTTGCAGAGATTGGCAGTGCAGGGAGCAGAAATTGAGGCCAGAGATGTTGTTGTTGGTGGAAGAAAAGATCCAAAAGATATTTCAGAGGAGGAATGGTCAGTTATCGACTTGAGAGATGAGAAATGCTTAGTTAACAAGGAGAATTTGCATTCCAAGACCAAGTCCAAAAACAGCTCCGCAATTAAGCAGATCAAAGGAGCTGCATCAGGTTTTGGCTTCTCATCATCTCACAAAATTGGCAAGAACAGAGAAGAGAAGAGCATATTTGAAACCATCGATTCAAAATTCTCTTCCACTGAAAACCCATTTTGGGATACTCATTTGAAGGATAAAGAAAGCGAAACGAAATCAATTCTTATGCCAGAGAGCTCACCAATGGAGATCATGAAGGAGAGTGGAAGCACTGACAGGGCTAAGAGGAAACCTTTCAAGACTCTGTTTCAAAGAGAGCAGAGAGAGGGACAGGGTGATGGTGGTGGGGGTGGATCTGGTACCAGAAATGATGAGAAAGCACCAAAATCAGCGAAAAAACAATGGGGTTTTGATGGGTTTAAGAAATGGAAGAAGAATGATTCGGAGGACGAAACAGCTCCTTTGCCTCTCAACTGTGAAAGATCAGATGGAGATGCTTATCCAGATTCCTGCAAACTCGTATCAAGCCCTGTTGGTGAGGGACCCGACACTAAACAAATTAAGAGGAAGCTGCTGTCAGATGGATCGCCTTCGGATTTCTTCATCGACAAG GTGGTAGGGGATAGAATAAAGAAAGAGTTGTCGCGAATCCAAACAGAACTCAACACAACAAACCCAAACCTTAAATTCTC GGATGATGAAATTGACGCCATTTCCACCAAGCTTCCTGTTGATAAGGCTGACCTGAAGAAGTTCTTTCCCAA GTCGTGGTGTGATCGATATGGGGATGTTGTATTGgatgtggtgaagaaagaaTTCAAAGAACATGTAGGAGAGATGGAGGGAATGCGAAATGCGAGCAGAGAAAAACACAGCAGCAACTCAATGCGATGGACAACATTTGATGATGACAATGAAAACTCTCACCCAAATCTTTTCGCTCAACAAGATGCCAGTGCTGGTCACAGGAGCAGCGGTGCCATGCGCTTCGGCACCAATCCCTTCATACAAGAGCAGAATCCATTCTGGAATAAGAATGGTGGCTATGGTCTCTCCTAG
- the LOC120006257 gene encoding probable E3 ubiquitin-protein ligase RHY1A isoform X1 produces the protein MAGMLAGVECARRRRFHQSGGGLDTPSTASHGGGTRRPSFCLYSGNHETNHSSIPSMQRRILDQENQDERLGGVAREAKERLDERLKTQRKSATTRQKVDLGCGHGRSMGTKELQMEVFGLKKKGSKKFNWGKLSWKAMDQEECAVCLDQFKVGETLVHLPCAHRFHSRCLVPWLSNNAHCPCCRKEI, from the exons ATGGCTGGTATGCTAGCTGGAGTTGAATGTGCTCGAAGAAGGAGGTTCCATCAGAGCGGAGGGGGATTGGACACCCCTAGCACTGCCTCTCACGGTGGTGGAACACGGCGGCCGTCTTTTTGTCTGTACTCAGGGAACCATGAGACCAATCATAGCTCAATTCCTTCAATG CAGAGAAGGATATTAGATCAGGAAAATCAAGATGAGAGACTGGGTGGTGTTGCAAGAGAAGCCAAAGAGAGATTAGATGAGAGGCTCAAAACACAAAGAAAATCAGCAACCACAAG GCAGAAGGTAGATTTGGGTTGTGGTCATGGAAGATCTATGGGTACAAAGGAGTTGCAGATGGAGGTGTTTGGGTTGAAGAAAAAAGGGTCAAAGAAGTTCAATTGGGGCAAACTAAGCTGGAAAGCTATGGACCAAGAAGAGTGTGCAGTTTGTTTGGACCAGTTTAAGGTTGGTGAGACACTGGTGCACCTTCCATGCGCACATAGGTTCCATTCAAGGTGTTTGGTTCCATGGTTGAGTAATAATGCTCATTGTCCTTGTTGTAGAAAGGAGATCTAG
- the LOC120006257 gene encoding probable E3 ubiquitin-protein ligase RHY1A isoform X2 — protein MAGMLAGVECARRRRFHQSGGGLDTPSTASHGGGTRRPSFCLYSGNHETNHSSIPSMRRILDQENQDERLGGVAREAKERLDERLKTQRKSATTRQKVDLGCGHGRSMGTKELQMEVFGLKKKGSKKFNWGKLSWKAMDQEECAVCLDQFKVGETLVHLPCAHRFHSRCLVPWLSNNAHCPCCRKEI, from the exons ATGGCTGGTATGCTAGCTGGAGTTGAATGTGCTCGAAGAAGGAGGTTCCATCAGAGCGGAGGGGGATTGGACACCCCTAGCACTGCCTCTCACGGTGGTGGAACACGGCGGCCGTCTTTTTGTCTGTACTCAGGGAACCATGAGACCAATCATAGCTCAATTCCTTCAATG AGAAGGATATTAGATCAGGAAAATCAAGATGAGAGACTGGGTGGTGTTGCAAGAGAAGCCAAAGAGAGATTAGATGAGAGGCTCAAAACACAAAGAAAATCAGCAACCACAAG GCAGAAGGTAGATTTGGGTTGTGGTCATGGAAGATCTATGGGTACAAAGGAGTTGCAGATGGAGGTGTTTGGGTTGAAGAAAAAAGGGTCAAAGAAGTTCAATTGGGGCAAACTAAGCTGGAAAGCTATGGACCAAGAAGAGTGTGCAGTTTGTTTGGACCAGTTTAAGGTTGGTGAGACACTGGTGCACCTTCCATGCGCACATAGGTTCCATTCAAGGTGTTTGGTTCCATGGTTGAGTAATAATGCTCATTGTCCTTGTTGTAGAAAGGAGATCTAG
- the LOC120005430 gene encoding probable aquaporin PIP-type 7a yields MEGKYLERHLIGTTAQIQDEGKDYRELPSTPLFERGKLTSWSFYQAGIAEFVANFLFLYITVLTVMGMVKSNTKCSMVGIQGIAWAFGGMIFALVYCIAEILGQVHK; encoded by the coding sequence ATGGAGGGCAAGTACTTGGAGAGGCACTTGATAGGGACCACAGCTCAGATCCAAGATGAAGGCAAGGACTACAGGGAGCTGCCGTCGACTCCTCTGTTCGAGCGGGGCAAACTGACCTCGTGGTCGTTTTACCAGGCTGGGATTGCAGAGTTCGTGGccaattttctgtttttgtacATCACTGTGTTGACGGTGATGGGAATGGTTAAGTCGAACACCAAGTGCTCGATGGTTGGGATTCAAGGGATCGCTTGGGCTTTTGGTGGCATGATCTTCGCTCTCGTATACTGCATTGCTGAAATTTTAGGACAGGTTCacaaatga